gtgagaccaggtagGTTTTCGTGTGGACAAGAGGCCAAAACATAGAGGGAAGtgtccattttcaaaaatatctgaaaaCATGTAGTCAGGGCATAAGTCACAGGCTTTGCTGACTAATCCATTGACCCTGGCCTCCTGTCTACAAGGTTTGCAGTTCTCCAGCAATGTTGTGCTAGGTCCGCCTTTGCACCTGACAGACCAAGGTCCCCacaggggacacacacacacacacacacagcctaatTCACACCTCAAGAAGTATTCATCAGTTAATATTATATTTACAAGTGTTACCAAACATGAGATGTCAACGATGTCAATTTACAGCAGCTGTTACCTTCTATTGCCTTGAGAAGGCGACATTGATACAGTATATCTAGATCTACTGGTCTAAGCTGCCACTGCTGTTAGTGACCTTTCATTTATCCTTTTTTGACCAAGATTATCACATgcatgcagattttttaaacatgggaaaacctgctaaaaataatggatagactcctttcccattaaGCAATCTGTAGTAGATGAGTGTTccattctgttttatttttactgttgtttAAAACTGCACATCACAGACGAGCCAGAACTTCAGAAAAATACGGTTAATAAACAGTATAAAGCAGCATGAGGGCCCGTGAAAATGTTAGGGTacttcctttttgttttgtagtggttttttttttcaaactcagtgcaTAATAATTTGGAACTTGTGTGTCATTGCATTACACCACAAAAAGGGCGAAAAATAGCATGTCTACAAAGGTGTCATGTTTCCACCActaagccaatcagagctgactactgcagagtcatttgtccaaGGAAttaatgctgattgtaaccttccCTGCTAAAGATAAAAGCCAGATATTAGTGGATGTTAAtgggttttttgtccagtggggaGGGGCTCAGCTCTGGTGGAGTATTTGCAACCTGCTAAATGTGAATAGGTGAGTTTGTGACTGAGTTACAAACCAGTTCAACAAGGTGCTTTAAGTTTTACTATACATGCATATATTGCATTAAGATGCAACACCTACCTGCTGTTTATAACTCAAGGATTAAAGAATCGATGGAAAAGATAACACTTGTATGTACCACAGCAACTGCctcatgtatgttttttttacccCTGTATAAAGCATCTCAATGAGCATTctaaaattaacaaataacaTTTTGAGATGAAAACCCTCAATAAATATTAATCAGATccagaacacaaacacattcgTATTCATCCTTGCATGACAGTCCCTCGTTTTATTTAATTGCCGCAGCAGTATATTGTTACAAATGTCTTTTCTGCTCAGCTTACAACCAATTAAGAGACAATGCCGCAGTACATGCACAGATTGAATTAACGGGCTTTTAGTATGGAGACAGCGGCCTCACAGGCAGACTTGGATACAGAAAAGACTAAGGAGGCATGTCACACAAGGTCTCTGTTTTCACCCCGGCAAGAAGAAAGCAACAAACAAGCTCAAACAGCTTCCCTCATGAATTTACAAACTATTGTTGAATTATGAATGAGAGGCCTGTTGGGAAAATGTGGTTAAATATTGAAAGAAAACTCATCTTAACAGCTTGTTAAGGGCCAAGGTGGATGCTCAGGTTACCCAATATCAACAACAGACAGATGTTACCTGCGTGTCGACAACGCTGCTTTACAGAATAATGAATTGAGCTCATCTGTAAACGCCTTCATCTGCACACTGAGGAACATATTCAGAAGTTGCACCTGTACTAACTACATCTTAGTTGTACTGCGCTAAGACACAAATGAACCATTTAAAATTTGTCTGTGAAATTTTGACATTTGTTCAAATAACAGGGCATCTTCAGAGTCGTAATTTAAGACTGCAAGTGAAGGAAATGCAAAGCAGGATTTCTCCAGAGAGAGAAAGtcagaggaaacacagagaATGCAGAGAATGGTATAAAAGAGGGAGGGACCCTGCCATGGAAAACCAGCTCAGGAAATGCCTCCCTTTCAGGGAAACAATGGGCTCTGCTACCTACACTGTAAACAGACATTATATGAATCATAAAGTTTAAGCaattaagaataaaaacattttgttatgcCAATAAACCACACTTTTCTCTTGCGATCTAAAATCGCACAGTTAAAACATTCATCTGTGATGCCTTAGAAAATCAGAAAGTTCTgtgaacttgtgtttttttagttATGGAATGCAGGAAAACTTTTACACCATGTTAATTAATCAACTCATCATTTATCATGTCCTTAATATAATTAGATGTGATTGTCGCTTTTGAGTCTGGTTAATTTAAATTGTCTCATTCTCACATTAAGAGCCATTAACGCTTCTATTTGTGAGTCAGTCTTGTAACTTCAAGCAAAATTTGgacatttaaagaaatattcACTTCCTGATGGAGAATTAGATGtgagaagatcgataccactctcatatctgtccgTTAAATATATGGCTacagacagttagcttagcttagcttagcttagcacaaagactggaaacaggaggaaacactTAGCCTGGCCAACATTTGCCAACCAGCATCTTTTCAGCTCAGTAGTGTGTTTAATCCAAGTGGCAACGTCtgaagctgaaaaatgaagccactgCAAAagttgtcaaaaactgcagttcccctcatggccactagaggctcgAGAAGGGAGTCATTCCCCAAAGACCGCCATGTTAATATGTCCAACTTTATTGCAGAATAAATACATGTTTACAGCCATCCCCtggctcctccacagctccaccctatCACACTTCTGGCTCCAATGAACAAGATGGCtatggccaaaatgccagacttaaagcttcaaaatgtaaatccacaaaccagtggatgACCTCACCAttgctacgtccattatttttacagtctgtggttttaaTCCTTATGGAAACAACAGTTTTACCCGGGGTTATGTACCAGACTATTTATTGACTGCAGTCAAGAACAAccaggtctcactccaaagtcgttgcTTGGGCAGtaacttctggcgtcagacatcAACGAAAAAAGACATCTTTTAATGTCTGCTTGATACACAGCTGGTCACTATAACAGTTTAAGAATGGCCGGCGGTGTCAGTGGGAAACAAAGCGGGACATCAACGAAAGTGGAAAGGTGGCAACAAGCACCAACTTTTAACCGGGAGAGAGGCGTTCatctcctaaacccaaccatgtgtcaataccggtgttgtaccaatgtagtgcatttattttgaaagagacaggatgtaaaaaatacatttcctgtgaaaatggaagtgtattttgaaagacgacaatgcacgtaacaggcAGAATTTAACACAATGTCAATatccaatgcacccagggtaccttgcacgttatATCTGGACGTGgtaagtccatgaccaaacgtcgatatgtgacgaggtcgtaGTGAGAACTGTGTTGAGAGTCCTCGTTGGTTGCCTGGAAACTACTTAGAGCCTTCTCATCTTATCTCCTCTCATTTAAATCTCTGCCAGAAAGCGAAAAactgtatttcccaaaatgccaaactatgTCTTTAAAATAATGAGTTGGCAACAGATCATTGACTGAATTCATCTATTTATGTTGTTAAAGACGTTGTTATGTAATTTGTAGCCTATacttcccagcatgcactgtaatttgattaaaattttCCAGAAAGCCTTTGGGTTtctaatttaaaaatgaaatgggTGAATCTCTGATccaaattaaaacaaagcaaGTCATGATAAAGATTAGTATACACTTGAACCACTCCTCATACTCTTTCTACAAAAGATGTTTGAGCTATGGGTGCTGTATCAAACATCACTGATCTTGGTCTATAAGTGATGGTTAACAGAAATCGAAAACTTTGATCACTGTATTCGGTGGTGCAACACATGTGGGATCAGCCTTGACATTACCCCACCAGAACTACAAGTAACTGCCATTCTGTTCCTGTGCGACTTTGGCTTTGCCCCTTCTCCCATATGGAATCAGTCCAAGTGATCCTCCAGGTGCTTGTCATTTCCTGCCTGGACTACTGCAGCTCCTTCCATGACAATGCCACTGTGTGGCTCACACCGCTGCACCTCGTGAAAGGAACTGCTCCATGGTCGAACCGTGTTCTTTGTTCTAGTCCCACAGGGGTGGAAAGAACTCCCCAGTGAAGTCAGGGCAGCAAAGTCATTGCTGGCTGAGAACTACTTTTTTAGCCTGCACTTTAACACCCCATGCTAGAACTTAACTTATCTAATAATAATTGCATCATAGCTCTCTACAATGCATTATTTAGCTGTTTATTTTGTACGGACGCACCTAAAGACAACTAGCTCTTGCACTAATAAATCGGTCTTCGACAAAAGCCTCTGAAAATGTTGCCTAATTAGAAACTCCTGTCAAAGTAACTAATCAGTTGCTTGTTGGTGAATTTAAAAGTCTGTCTAGCTCAagttaagttaaattaaattgacTCAGCAAGTTTCCCACTGTGGCAATGTAAGAGTATAAGGTACTGTTACTGTTGGTGTAACAcaagtaaacaaaatgaaaattcttAGCTGGACGAACTGAAAGCCAAAACTGAAATTGTCTGCAATCAAATAGGTCATTACAGACTTATGCCTTAATAAGTCTACCTCAGCTTTGTCGTGTTTACAGTGTATGCAAAGATTTCAATACCAAAAGTTACTATTTACAATATACACTCAGAAAATAAAGCACTGAAGACAATCCTGGGGAATGTGAGGCTCTGAATGATCAGCACACAAGTCTTTCTTGAAGTTAAATGTTCTCATTTATGTCCAAAACAAGTTTCAGAACAGACATGAGGTTGTAAAAGTCTTcaggggttaaaaaaaaaagaactctcCACTGTCCTTCCACCTGTCTGAATTAGGAAATAAAGCCACTGGCGCCCCAATAGCTTGCATAATAACGCACAAGACCATGTGTCAAGACTGAGTCTTTAGAGCAGCGCCCAGGGTGCAATTGCAGTCcaggccctttgctgcatgtcatcccctttgtttcctctgctcttcctgtctctctcaagCTGTCACTGTCAAATGAAgcagaaatgctgaaaatataCCTGctaaaaaagaagagagagacaaaCCACTCTCCAGTGGAACAAAACATAATTATAGTTGAGATGTTTTGCTCCAAACTGCAATTTTCCCGCAGAGGTCGGCACAAAGTCTGCTACGGATAGTAGGTGAATCAATTCAGTGCCCCACAAAACGTCAGTTTTTGAACTTTTGGAGAGCACTGAAAGTATTTGAACTTCAAATACTTGTCTGCACCTCTCATTTACACTGTATACTTGGACATACAGTGTACAGTACTCGAAGCAGAGGTGCTTGTTTTTGGCAACAGTCTTCCGTCAACATCTCCAATAAGAGTTCAGAGAGACGAGTGCTCAAAAAGGATGACTTTTGATTGGTTGGAGAGGTTGGAGTGCCTGGAGGGCCTAAAAGCTCCAATCCGAGAGTAAACTTCCACGTCCGAGCAGGCGCCCCACGACAGGTGAGGGCTGGGCGGGGTGGTGTGGATCACAGgcagggggagagggagggccAGGACAGAAGGTGTTGGAGTGAGAGAAGGTGGAGCGAGGGGCGGTGGTGGAGGCAGGACAGGAGGTAGTGAGTGGGGCGGTGGTGGAGGCAGGACAGGAGGTGGGGGGAGTGGCAGTGGGGGTGGAGAAGACACCGGTGGGGGCGGAAGTGGGGTGAAGACAGTGGTAGTCACAGGGGTTACAGTTTGGACCGGCGGTGTAGCTTCAGGAACCGACCTGTTCTTCACTGGTAAGCTCTGACACGACGCagagtgtttgagtgtgtagGTGGCAGTGTGGCAGAAGCTGTAGTACTCCAGAGCGTGCCTCGCCTGGGCCAACTTCAACCTGCAGGACACGACATAGACCAGTATGACACAAGTCAGGTGAAATGTCAattcaagcaagtccagttgcctacaatatggCACTaaggattaccatgacctgtATAACTgactttttctttactttatttACAGAATGTGGTCACATGGGGTGTAGATCAAGTTGGTTTGTTACATTACGTATCACTCAGCAACATGTACACACCTATGTCTCAGCTGTAACAGTttatacagcagcagcaggatcacAGCTCCAGCCAGAGTCACCAGAAGCACGGCCAACCTCACATCCAAGTTCCAGCATGATTTCCCAGCAGGTGAGCTGCAGGTCCCCGGGGGTTGCGGGGTCTGGTGGGCTCCCTCCATACCTCGCTTTGGATTGATGATGGCCTGGACCAGCCCGGGATGGATGGTGTCCAGCAGGATTGGGTGTCTGTTCCTGAGAACAGCAGTCTCAGGCTGGGAAGGGATCTGGAGAGACGTGCTGATGGTTACCTGATGACTAGCTTGCATCGCTGCCGTGCTTGATAGGGAAAACGGTGAAGTGCTGTTTTGATTTGAATTATTTCAACATGTTGAATACACTGAGAAGTGTATTCGGGTGTCTCCAAGGAGGTGGCTTTGGATGGCTTTAAGTGTCAGATGCTCTGTAACACAAAAAGATCTCAATCACTGGATGTTTCAAAATTCCTCTACattaaaatacagacaaaaaaggtCCTTGTGTCAAAATGGCTATTTTAGAATACAAACACTGTAAACAAAAATAGTACCTACTTAGAAAGGAACAGAGCCACTTAACAACAATGGTTTAACTTCTCACATTGCTGCGGTCACGTGCAAGTGCACTCCAAGGTGTgtttgtgacatcactgtggttACAGGTGCAAAGAGAGCACCCACCCTCAGTGATGGCTGTGGTCAAAGGTGAAACAGGctttaaactttaaatcatAGAGGACAGTAAAATGACTGCTTTTACTCTTTGATGTCAACACATCTTAAGCTGAGTGTCTATATAGCATGTTTTATCCAAGCAccagcatctttttttctgttggtccaaTTAAGGTGCGAGCATATGTGGCAACATGTGGCCACCCAGAGAATAAGTGCCACACTCCAGCATCTTTTTTCAGAGCacttcaagtttttttttgcatgGCTGCTTTGAGCACTTCTAGTGAAAAATGAGAGAGCTAGCGCTTTTctgcaaggaaaaaaaaataaaacactataTAGACACTCAGCCCTATATTGTTAATATtacagattttaaaatcttaaatcCCAAAACCTAAAAGCGGCACTGTGGACTTTGTGAAATGCCTGTGTTACAACATATATTTACATTCAGTTTTTCTTATtaaaatgaagtgtgtgtgcatctccTTTCTGATAAGACATTTGAATGTCATGTCATCACCTTTTAGAAAATATGGTGAgtttgttagcaaacagtttcTTATTTACACGTCCATTAGACTTCAAAGATCTTTTGTCCACCAGTCAGTTCTAAAGTTAAATCAAGATTCACACCTAAGGACAGAAGAGTATTAATGGAACCTCTTTTggtgtcatgtttgtttgtgtatatttgtaatgtttttgtggtgttattttctgtatgtttctttttctcttgttttagcAATCGGGGCCTGCTGTGCCGTAAGACAAATTTCTGTGCAAGcagacaataaagtatatcgtatcgtattgtattgGTTACGGAGAAATGctatcattcatttggagtcctgtttgtgtccacctgatgaacGCAAGTCCATTAtccactctcttttagctctgtttatggtctccaccacctcctgagggaaatatgtcTCCTTAGCTTATAAATgatccactatgttcaccagctagtctctgactgtgtttgtttgttatttactTCTGAGCAGGGAGTGTTAAGTTATCTATACAGTAGCTTTTTCCCTGAAGACAGCTGGAGCcaaaaatgacccaaaacattgttttcacaGCACAATATCCATTATAGCTACTTTAAACAAACTGCGTTGTTTACGTCCATGTTTGCTGGCTTGAAGTCTCCTTTTTCCCCACCTTTGCTCACACATAAAGGCGTCCTGGtgcaccaccaccagcagctcaAAAGAATAGCATGAAACCATCAGCATAATGCACTCCATAATACTATAAGTATACTCCCCAGGATGCCTTTAGATTactatgattttatgaacaaccATGCAGTAAATAATTAGTAATCTCAGTAtatttaaatgtagtttttagaCAATATCTTTAAACAAGTATTTTATTCAAGTGAAATCAATAAACCAAAAAGATATTAACATGCGATAAGAGAAGATTAAGTGGacaaattaaagaaagaaaaactttgcTACTCAAAGAAAACACGTCTTGAAAGTTTATAAATGTTACCAAAAAATTGCAACTTACTTCATTTAAATTTGATGGCGTTCCCACATTcgttagaaaaaaaacaaaacagaaaaaccgAAGGCAAGCAGAGCGCTGGTCAAGAACTGTGTGGCTTTCCAGGACTAAAATCCAAAGCACACTCCAATGTGAGGAAGCCAGTGgaaacagcaggaaacagtGTACTTCCCTAACACACGATACAAAGATGTGATTGGAGAGCACTTCCTATCACCATGGTTACAGGAAACTGGTCAAggatgtcatttttttaaggaCTTCATTTTGAGTTGTGCAAgtctgaacacaacacacacacatgtaagcAGACACAGGTCCACTGAGGAAAGAGATACTTATTATTCTGGGAGTCTTTCAGGCAACATCATCCATCCACGCAGGataaaaaaagcaaattaaGCCTCTTATCACTCGTTATACAAGCTGGAACAGTACGATGAAAGTCACCTGAGGCACAAAGAGAGATCTTTGTGTTTAAGGGGTTTACTAGGCATCTTAACTTTGATACATCAGGGAACAAAACACCAAACAGAGAAGCAGTAGAGCCACATATACACAGCCTGACCTTTAGATCAGAGCTTTATCTGAGGGGGGAAAAGAAGGAACAAATTGAACAAAAGCAGTTTCAAAGCGAAAGGGAAACGGCTGTTTCAGTGCCACCGAAGCCGCCCACATTAGTTGTGCCAGTGTGGGTCAACAGATGCAGAGAGATGGTGACTGCTGTGAAAGGCTGGCCGCTATCTGATTGAGCCGGTATTCAGGGGACGAATAAATGACACACGGGCACAGAAAGAGGCCCGCTGCGACGCAAGTCCAGCTCTCATTTATCTGTCTAATAAGTTTTGACGGCGGGCCAAGCCGAAAGGGAGAAACTCTTAGCTCTCACTCAATATCCCTGCCTGGCACCCTCACAATCCTCCGATATTGAAGAGGAGAGTAATATTAAAAGATCTGTTATCAGAGGTCCAATTGTAGTTCGCGGGTGGAGGCGATCCGCCCAGACAACCTGCTGGAGAGGGATTCAGGAGCTGTGCTGTTTGTTGAAACCACAAAGACAATAATAGAAACAAGTGTCTCCACTCTGATACCTTCAGTTAGTTTATTAATTCCTAATGTCTTTTTAAATTCAGGTTTCTATGGAGGGCCATAAgtacaaaatgaaatgaacaaaatgtgtcTTGTGGCCAGGGTTCCTGCTTTAACAGTCTGTGTCATTTTCCCTTTAACTTAACCAGCCTTTGacaacctgcagctctggagccaTGCAGCTCTTTGGCCCCTCTGCAGTGTGGCTTGGACAAAAAGTTACATGGAAATGAACAACAGCTATTTTTTAGCATtgattcttacattcttcagttgtaaaaacatgttgtctctactccaaatgaaaaaaagtttaaacatttagtCAGCTGAAATGTGCATTGTATAGTCTAGTCTTGAGTCTGACTAGCTGGACaagcttttccttttttggattcgGTATCCAATAAAGGAAAAGCTTGTCCAGCTATAgtttaagtaccaaataatcataaatagctagggatgtcccgatcacatttttttttgcttccgatccgataccgagtCTGATTCaatactttgcaaagcattaagaaaggaaaaaaaaagaatgtgtccaagttgtcccataaggtttgtttttcatttaaatagtatccaaaaagcttatcgGTGGTTCAGCATCACAAAATGTTCCGCCGTTAGGTGTGGCTGTGTTGCTCAGAATAAAGACAGAAGCGATGGCCGTTGAACCTGTTGTCTCGACTCCTGTCCATTTATTGCTCATTAGCTGCACTCAGTTAGGCGAACCCAGGATGCTCAGTTACAATACATTGGAAAGCGGAggcaacaatgaacaacatacgtagatgaaaaacctggccatttgtttcctccgatcttttattaccgattccgattttataaaaataatgtgATCGGTGCCAATaccggatcgggacatccctataAATAGCCCACAGCTGCCCATtactaggctaatttagacaatcaaatatgttttgcagctcctggcaggtttttaaaatgcatttatttattttaggccaaatgtttggggtttttttttgggtggtacagtggtgaagtggttagcattgttgcctcacagaaACAGGGTTCATGGTTCGAACCCCGGGATGGGGGAGCCGTTCTGtggggagtttgcatgttctccctgtgtcagcgtgggttttctctgggtactccagcttcctcccacagtccaaagacatgcaggaaaATGGCCAAAGGGCcaaaagtgtgaatgtgagtgtgattggttgtctgCCAACCCCTGAATGTTACAATATTATATGATATATCAAACTATACTACCAGTTGGATAGTTTCCATTTAATGGATGAACATGGATCTGTtaagcagtgaaaatgtttcacagaaaaagaaattacaagaagtacaacactgtgtgcctttttttttcagaaatctGAATCCCGGAGAACGCTCTGTTGCCAAGACGCAATTGTACATTAAGTACTGAAAAAGTTACATGAAGAGCAGCTGTGACGCTGTGTTTTGTAATGTGGCTCtggcttttttgttgtttttttaatcaccaAGGAGAATATTGTATTTGTTGGGGTTGTTATTTATATGTGAAAAATCTAAGGCATATGCATCGTCAACAATGAAacgaaaatgttgaaaaatgaaagGTGATTGGATGTCTATATTACATATAATATTTCACATATTAATGTGGTCATTTAATACTTTTGAGGCAGGATCAGGGTTATTACAGTAAATCAATATAtttcaaaaatgaaatattctCATTGGAATACTGTTGGTGGTTGGTACTGTTGGTAATGTGGTTTTGGTtctgtttaggcacaaaaatcccTTGGTCACAGCAAGGAAAATATCATAATTTGGCTCAGAATACCCACATTTGATGGCACAATCCCAGCAGAAATCGCagcgatgtctcggtaaaaaaaaacaattgctttctTTGCCGAAAGACacagctgtaaacacagcaacCTGTTGCTTCAAAACACCCTCATTTGgtgtttaaaaagcagctggaaacactgcAATGACTCATCAAAACACTGAtggttttcttgtttgttggtctcgaacagtggtctacagtggtctgcagcggtctgcagcttggcagccatcttgcctatatgtcacaccatccaccaacCCCTTCACCTCCTGATGACTGGCACCTGGGCTGGATGGTGATGGTGACGATGATGATCAGGAGAAGAATGATGACACAGTATAGAGGATGTTGACAGCGATGATGAGGACTTTGctgtaatgatgatgatgatgatattgtgATGATGATTATGTTGATATTAAGGaagatgataataatgatgatgaaggCGATGTTTTAGAGCTGATTGTGGTGTATTAAAGACATTTGGGTGTGAAAAGCAGTGGAGAGAATCATCCAGTTAATGATCCCAGAGATGTAAATCTATTCATGAGTTCTTCATGTGAAGAGCTAATGTGTGGAGCCGCCACTCCGACAGGCTGACGGAGCCGACGGACGGCTGAAGTAGGAGTTCAGTGATTGgactctttttttctgtgtgtatgaCTAAAGACTACCAGGGAGCTGTTAAGTGCTCTTTGACTGGCCATCCGCTGTTAACCTACACTGTTAAATAAGAGACTGTTCATCACATCCTGCTCACTACAACCACCCTCAAAAGTCTTTAAGTATGATGGAGTGTGGGGGAAGAAATACAGGATGCTTGTGTGCATGTAGAGTGATATAACAGAACATCTGCATTTGCTAGAATGTACCATggctgaaggaaaacaaccaatcagagccgaggagtctctaatgctGCTCTTGAACTGTGgttaaactgtcaaactgtAGGCAGagctgattaaatatgaatcaagatcctgctactgcattgcctatgtctcacctcaaatgttgtcagaaacatattttagtgtactgtttagctgttaagttAGCTGCAAAGTTTCGttcagtgccaacatttattctggcgattggTTTGACAGTTGCATGGGCCTAAAATGGATGTTGGTGTGTGAATGTCTTTACCATCAGTAAAGAACCAATGTGCAGTTACAGCCTTGCATTAGTTTACACACAGAAGTATGGTCTTAATCAGCTTCACACTGAGAGGTTTCCAGATCTTACATTAGGGGAAAAATAATTGGTCCCAGACCGGTTCTTGGTATCAGCAGACACCCTGACTCTGGGTATTGGAATAAATATCAGGAAGGAACAATGCTGATGGATTCATCCCCATTTCTAAATGCAGCTTCACTTACACAGAGCAGAATATCTAATTAGGAAGGTGGAGGATAAAGACAAGGAGGTGCAGCAGATCCAAGGTGTcaacggtccgggaggcagacaccgtcttcacatttaagactagacttaagactttcctctttgataaagcttatagttagggctggctcaggcttgccctgtaccagcccctagttaggctgacttaggcctagtctgccggaggacgcccctataatacaccgggcaccttctctccttctttctctctctctctctctctctctctctctctctctctctctctctctctctcgtatcctattactgcatcttgctaacttggccatactgcatgtcactaactcggcttcttctccggagcctttgtgctccactgtctctcagattaactcatatcgcagcggtgcctggacagcgtgacgtgtgtggttgtgctgctgccgtggtcccgccagatgcctcctgctgctgctgccatcattagtcattagtcattagtcatacttctagtgttattatacacatatgactattgtcacacttgtatactgccagatattaatacatactttcaacatattgtaccacagtagccagaactataactataatattattactttcaataatgttgttgtaagctactgtcattacctgcatctctctctctctctctctctctctctttctctgtctcattgtgtcatgtggattactgttaatttgttacgctgatctgttctgtacgacatctattgcacgtctgtccgtcctggaagagggatccctcctcagttgctcttcctgaggtttctaccgtttttttcccccgttaaagggtttttttggggggagtttttccttatctgctgtgagggtcataaggacagagggatgtcgtatgctgtaaagccctgtgaggcaaattgggatttgtgatattgggctttataaataaaattgaaattgaaattgaatacATATAAAGAGGGAATTATGAAAACTTAAAA
The sequence above is drawn from the Epinephelus fuscoguttatus linkage group LG18, E.fuscoguttatus.final_Chr_v1 genome and encodes:
- the LOC125906362 gene encoding serine/threonine-protein kinase WNK2, which translates into the protein MQASHQVTISTSLQIPSQPETAVLRNRHPILLDTIHPGLVQAIINPKRGMEGAHQTPQPPGTCSSPAGKSCWNLDVRLAVLLVTLAGAVILLLLYKLLQLRHRLKLAQARHALEYYSFCHTATYTLKHSASCQSLPVKNRSVPEATPPVQTVTPVTTTVFTPLPPPPVSSPPPLPLPPPPVLPPPPPHSLPPVLPPPPPLAPPSLTPTPSVLALPLPLPVIHTTPPSPHLSWGACSDVEVYSRIGAFRPSRHSNLSNQSKVILFEHSSL